The Oscillospiraceae bacterium genome contains a region encoding:
- the rseP gene encoding RIP metalloprotease RseP, with protein sequence MSGGFKLTALLTVIYAILLFSVIIFVHEAGHFIFAKLFDVYVIEFAIGMGPCLFKKKIGETLYSIRLIPMGGYCKLEGEDGESDNPRAFSNKSKIKRLIILSAGAIMNLILGFLVVLSLNLGYSSAPYATLDIANVMEGTPAYTAGLKEGDRIISLNGHKVNIRSEFSVYNDKETMDIVVKRGNEKINFKVTPKSYLLDDNGNIIKESSEEGSYKLIGIEFATKERTFFNTLKYSFYESVFIGKSIFLSLKELITGKASVNNLSGPVGIVNEINTAAKTGFSYLLYLMALITINLGIFNLLPIPALDGGRILFIIVEFIIRKPVPPKYEGMIHAIGFLLLILLMIYVTGNDIIRIFIK encoded by the coding sequence ATATCTGGAGGATTTAAATTGACTGCACTACTAACTGTTATTTATGCAATACTTCTTTTTTCAGTAATAATTTTTGTCCACGAAGCAGGGCATTTTATATTTGCCAAACTGTTTGATGTTTATGTTATCGAATTTGCAATCGGTATGGGACCATGCCTATTTAAAAAAAAGATAGGCGAAACTTTGTATTCCATACGCTTAATTCCTATGGGTGGTTATTGTAAATTAGAGGGGGAAGACGGGGAAAGCGATAACCCACGTGCTTTTTCAAATAAATCAAAAATTAAAAGGCTTATAATTTTATCTGCAGGGGCAATTATGAATTTGATTTTAGGATTTTTGGTTGTTTTAAGCCTTAATTTAGGATATTCTTCAGCCCCTTATGCAACCTTGGATATCGCAAATGTAATGGAGGGAACTCCTGCTTATACTGCAGGCTTAAAAGAAGGAGATAGAATTATTTCCTTAAACGGACATAAAGTAAATATCCGTTCCGAGTTTAGTGTATATAACGATAAAGAAACTATGGATATTGTAGTTAAAAGAGGAAACGAAAAGATAAATTTTAAAGTTACACCTAAAAGTTATCTTTTAGATGATAACGGAAATATCATAAAAGAAAGCAGTGAAGAAGGCTCATATAAACTTATCGGTATTGAATTTGCGACTAAAGAAAGAACATTTTTTAATACATTAAAATATTCTTTTTACGAGTCGGTATTTATAGGAAAATCAATTTTCTTGTCTTTAAAGGAACTCATAACAGGAAAAGCATCAGTAAATAATCTTTCAGGACCTGTAGGAATAGTTAATGAAATAAATACTGCCGCTAAAACAGGATTTTCTTATCTTTTATATCTGATGGCGCTTATAACCATAAATTTAGGGATTTTCAATTTGCTTCCAATCCCTGCGCTTGACGGAGGCAGAATTTTATTTATAATAGTTGAGTTTATAATAAGAAAGCCGGTTCCTCCTAAGTATGAAGGAATGATTCACGCGATAGGCTTTTTACTGCTTATACTCCTTATGATTTATGTAACAGGAAATGATATTATAAGAATTTTTATAAAATAG
- the ispG gene encoding flavodoxin-dependent (E)-4-hydroxy-3-methylbut-2-enyl-diphosphate synthase produces the protein MKVKIGNVFIGDNEKVLIQSMTNTDTRDIKKTVKQIDELTEAGCDIVRCTVPDMESAYAIKEIKKQIKIPLVADIHFDYRLAIESVKAGVDKVRINPGNIGGFDKVCEVVKALKERNIPLRIGVNAGSLDKKILEKYGKICPEALVESAKEHIDLVNRCDYDNIVVSLKCSNTRLTVDSYRLFNKKFDYPLHLGITEAGTTYNGIIKSAVGIGSLLLDGIGDTVRVSLTADPVEEIKAAKSILSAVGLSENSVNVVSCPTCGRTKIDLIKIANIVTDAVENIKKPITVAVMGCVVNGPGEAKEADIGIAGGDGCAVLFKKGEIVRKIKEEEIAEVLLSEINKM, from the coding sequence ATGAAAGTTAAAATCGGAAATGTCTTTATAGGCGATAATGAGAAAGTTCTTATTCAGTCTATGACAAATACAGATACAAGGGACATTAAGAAAACTGTAAAACAAATAGATGAACTTACTGAGGCAGGATGCGATATTGTGCGCTGTACTGTTCCTGATATGGAGTCTGCTTACGCAATAAAAGAAATAAAAAAGCAAATAAAAATTCCTCTGGTTGCTGATATTCATTTTGACTATCGCCTTGCAATAGAATCGGTAAAAGCAGGAGTTGATAAGGTTAGAATTAATCCGGGAAATATCGGTGGATTTGACAAAGTCTGCGAGGTAGTAAAAGCATTAAAGGAAAGAAATATTCCTTTAAGAATAGGTGTTAATGCAGGGTCGCTCGACAAAAAAATCTTAGAAAAGTACGGGAAAATCTGCCCTGAAGCATTGGTCGAATCTGCAAAAGAGCATATTGATTTAGTAAACAGATGTGATTATGATAATATTGTTGTATCATTAAAATGTTCAAACACCCGTCTTACTGTTGACAGTTATCGGCTTTTTAATAAAAAGTTTGATTATCCTCTTCATTTGGGAATAACTGAAGCGGGGACAACTTATAATGGTATAATAAAATCTGCAGTCGGAATAGGTTCGCTTTTACTTGATGGTATAGGGGATACTGTAAGAGTTTCTTTAACTGCTGACCCTGTAGAAGAAATCAAAGCGGCAAAATCGATTTTAAGTGCTGTCGGGCTTTCTGAAAACTCGGTAAATGTGGTGTCCTGTCCTACCTGCGGAAGAACAAAGATTGATTTAATAAAAATTGCAAACATTGTTACTGATGCAGTAGAAAATATTAAAAAGCCTATAACAGTTGCAGTTATGGGATGTGTAGTAAACGGACCCGGAGAAGCTAAGGAAGCAGATATAGGAATAGCAGGCGGAGATGGGTGCGCAGTGCTTTTTAAAAAGGGCGAAATAGTAAGAAAAATTAAAGAAGAAGAAATTGCTGAGGTTTTACTTAGTGAAATTAACAAAATGTAA
- a CDS encoding PolC-type DNA polymerase III: MKLSEIFNKSQKLIQSKEIFDDSKVINILLNKELRKAEIYLKCNKIVSKELIFNVAMDIKESYQLNVVKIFTRYDKELFDESYYKEILYYIEKKYMHLYYFVKDSKLEIDGDTLNIILKGNGVDILIYNELDKAIASLISDEFSVSFKVKFISNIKPMSVEDKNKFHIEKQKEIIDRIERMPVVPEKPKKEEPKKTYTSFNKISYKKMDISSLSAESGKVEIEGEIFKIERKDFNNSTKGKVTFFVTDYKNSCICQIMDKLEVLDDFQAEFKKGDYLKISGEMMYDKYLREIVLDAKFKNLEKKKKEVKVDNSPEKRVELHLHTNMSAIDGINTVEEYADYLTNLGHRALVVTDHGVVQAFPDAYSICKKKGLKLVYGVEGYLVNDMEEIVKGGKSQNLDGEFVVFDIETTGFSATQNKITEIGACKVRNGEIVDRFSSFVNPQVEIPAKIVELTGITNDMVKDAPLIDDVLKDFLAFCSDVPLVAHNADFDVSFIKQNAQNLNIEYMPTSVDTLALSRVLLPELKKHKLNIVCDHLKVNLNGHHRAVNDAEATSEVFIKFIKMLKERNIEDISDINTGIVNSESEPSYKKTAYHIIILVKDKVGLKNLYKLVSKSHIDYYYRTPRIPRSELIKHREGLIIGSACEAGELYRAVLAGKPFGELINIAKFYDYLEIQPLGNNQYLVENNTVADREGLIELNKKIIDLGKELNKKVVATGDVHFLTPQGALYRSILMSGKKFKDADNQPPLYYRTTEEMMEEFFYLDEKTKYEVVVKNPNDIVDLIEETFEPVPSVKHPPVIEGAADDIKNMSYKKAYEIYGDPLPEIVEKRMEKELNSIINNGFSVMYLIAEKLVKKSLSDGYLVGSRGSVGSSFVAFLSGITEVNSLCPHYICEECKHSEFIEDGSFSSGCDMPDKLCPKCGKVMKKDGHDIPFETFLGFDGDKEPDIDLNFSGEYQGTAHKYIEELFGEGHVFRAGTIGTIADKTAFGYVKNYYEERGRIMNNAELERLVVACTGAKATTGQHPGGIMIVPKEDDVYDFTPIQHPANDKESGIITTHFDYHKLHDTLLKLDILGHDDPTMLKMLKDLTGLDPQTIPLGDKDTMSLFTSPKALGVTEEQIGSKTGTYGVPEFGTSFARQMLEDIQPKTFASLVKISGLAHGTDVWLNNAQDIVKNKIAPFEETICTRDDIMTYLMLKGLPPKRSFTIMEQVRKGKGLKEEDETEMREHGVPEWYIESCKKIKYMFPKAHAVAYVTMGFRVAYYKVHYPIEYYTAYYSVRADDFDADIMTRGKEKIESVLSDYYKIPKSSAKEKNIIIILEICKEMYERGIEFLPVDLYKSDDKNFKVEDGKIRPPFTSIKGLGLSAAQNIKAARDEQEFFTKEDFMIRSKVGQSVVDMLDKHNCFKDIPDSSQITFGI, from the coding sequence ATGAAGTTAAGCGAGATATTTAATAAATCTCAAAAACTTATACAAAGCAAAGAAATCTTTGATGACAGCAAGGTTATAAACATACTCTTAAATAAAGAGTTAAGAAAAGCAGAAATATACTTAAAGTGTAACAAGATAGTATCCAAAGAACTTATATTTAATGTTGCTATGGATATAAAAGAGTCTTATCAGTTAAATGTAGTAAAAATATTTACCCGTTATGATAAAGAACTGTTTGATGAAAGTTACTATAAAGAGATTTTATATTACATAGAAAAAAAATATATGCACCTTTATTATTTTGTTAAGGATTCTAAACTTGAAATAGACGGAGATACCCTTAATATAATTTTAAAGGGTAACGGGGTTGATATACTCATTTACAATGAACTTGACAAAGCGATAGCCTCGTTGATTTCAGATGAGTTTTCTGTGTCATTTAAGGTGAAATTTATATCAAATATAAAACCAATGTCAGTTGAAGATAAAAATAAATTTCATATAGAAAAGCAAAAGGAAATAATTGACAGGATTGAAAGAATGCCTGTTGTTCCCGAAAAACCAAAAAAAGAGGAACCTAAAAAAACATATACATCTTTTAATAAGATTTCCTATAAAAAAATGGATATTTCATCTTTAAGTGCCGAAAGCGGTAAGGTTGAAATTGAGGGCGAAATATTTAAAATTGAAAGAAAAGATTTTAATAATTCAACAAAAGGGAAAGTTACATTTTTCGTAACCGACTATAAGAATTCCTGTATATGTCAAATTATGGATAAACTTGAAGTTTTAGATGATTTTCAGGCTGAGTTTAAAAAAGGCGATTATCTTAAAATTTCAGGGGAAATGATGTATGATAAATACTTAAGAGAAATTGTTCTTGATGCTAAATTTAAAAATTTAGAAAAAAAGAAAAAAGAAGTTAAAGTTGACAATTCGCCCGAAAAAAGAGTAGAACTTCATCTTCATACCAATATGAGTGCTATTGACGGGATAAATACAGTTGAAGAATATGCCGATTATCTTACAAATTTAGGACATAGAGCTTTGGTTGTAACTGACCACGGGGTTGTACAAGCGTTCCCCGATGCTTATTCCATTTGTAAAAAGAAAGGTTTAAAACTTGTTTACGGTGTTGAAGGCTATCTTGTTAACGATATGGAGGAAATTGTAAAGGGTGGCAAGAGCCAGAACTTAGACGGAGAATTTGTTGTTTTCGATATTGAAACAACAGGCTTTTCTGCTACGCAAAATAAAATAACTGAAATTGGTGCCTGTAAAGTAAGAAACGGAGAAATTGTTGACAGGTTTTCTTCCTTTGTAAACCCACAGGTTGAAATTCCTGCGAAAATTGTTGAACTGACAGGGATTACAAACGATATGGTTAAAGATGCACCTTTAATTGACGATGTCTTAAAAGATTTTCTTGCCTTTTGTTCTGATGTTCCTTTAGTTGCTCATAATGCGGACTTTGATGTATCTTTTATAAAACAAAATGCCCAAAATCTTAATATAGAATATATGCCTACATCGGTAGATACTCTTGCTCTTTCAAGAGTCCTTCTTCCTGAACTTAAAAAACATAAACTGAATATTGTGTGCGACCATTTAAAAGTAAATTTAAATGGCCATCATCGTGCAGTAAATGATGCAGAGGCAACTTCAGAAGTATTTATTAAGTTTATTAAAATGTTAAAGGAAAGAAATATAGAAGATATTTCCGATATAAACACAGGTATTGTAAATTCAGAAAGCGAACCATCATACAAGAAAACGGCTTACCATATAATAATCTTAGTAAAGGATAAAGTGGGGCTAAAAAATCTTTATAAACTTGTAAGTAAGTCACATATAGACTATTATTACAGAACTCCGAGAATTCCAAGAAGCGAACTTATAAAGCACAGGGAAGGGCTTATTATTGGCTCTGCCTGCGAAGCGGGGGAACTTTACCGTGCAGTTTTAGCAGGTAAACCTTTTGGCGAACTTATTAATATTGCAAAATTTTATGATTATCTTGAAATTCAGCCTCTTGGAAATAATCAGTATTTAGTTGAGAACAATACAGTAGCCGACAGGGAAGGTCTTATAGAACTTAATAAAAAAATAATTGATTTGGGAAAAGAACTTAATAAAAAAGTTGTAGCAACGGGTGATGTTCATTTTCTTACTCCTCAGGGTGCGCTTTACCGTTCTATTTTAATGTCGGGAAAGAAATTTAAAGATGCAGATAATCAACCTCCTTTATACTATAGGACAACAGAAGAAATGATGGAAGAATTTTTCTATCTTGACGAGAAAACAAAGTATGAGGTTGTTGTTAAAAATCCTAATGATATAGTTGATTTAATCGAAGAAACTTTTGAGCCTGTGCCGAGTGTCAAACATCCGCCTGTCATTGAGGGCGCAGCGGATGATATAAAAAATATGTCCTATAAGAAGGCCTATGAAATATACGGCGATCCTCTTCCTGAAATTGTAGAAAAAAGAATGGAAAAGGAACTTAATTCCATTATCAATAACGGCTTTTCAGTTATGTATCTCATTGCGGAAAAACTTGTTAAAAAGTCGTTAAGTGATGGTTATCTTGTTGGCTCGAGAGGGTCTGTTGGTTCTTCTTTTGTTGCGTTTTTATCAGGGATAACAGAGGTTAATTCCTTATGCCCTCACTATATATGCGAAGAATGTAAACATTCGGAATTCATTGAAGACGGAAGTTTCTCATCAGGATGCGATATGCCTGACAAACTATGCCCGAAATGTGGTAAAGTAATGAAGAAAGACGGCCACGATATTCCTTTTGAAACTTTCTTAGGGTTTGACGGGGATAAAGAGCCTGATATTGACTTAAACTTCTCAGGAGAATATCAGGGTACTGCTCATAAATATATCGAAGAATTATTTGGAGAAGGTCACGTTTTCAGAGCAGGCACAATTGGTACAATTGCGGATAAAACCGCTTTTGGTTATGTAAAAAATTATTACGAAGAACGCGGAAGAATAATGAATAATGCCGAACTTGAAAGGCTGGTTGTTGCCTGCACAGGTGCCAAAGCCACTACAGGTCAGCATCCGGGTGGTATTATGATTGTTCCCAAAGAGGATGATGTTTACGATTTTACACCTATACAGCATCCTGCCAATGATAAAGAAAGTGGCATTATTACTACTCACTTTGATTATCATAAACTTCACGATACACTATTAAAACTTGATATATTAGGACATGATGACCCTACTATGCTTAAAATGTTAAAAGATTTAACAGGACTTGATCCCCAGACTATTCCGCTTGGAGATAAGGATACTATGAGTCTTTTCACATCTCCGAAAGCATTGGGGGTTACTGAAGAACAAATAGGCTCTAAAACAGGGACTTACGGTGTGCCTGAATTTGGAACAAGTTTTGCACGTCAGATGCTTGAGGATATTCAGCCTAAAACTTTTGCCAGCCTTGTTAAAATTTCAGGACTTGCACACGGAACAGATGTATGGCTTAATAATGCTCAGGATATCGTTAAAAACAAAATTGCACCATTTGAAGAAACAATCTGTACCCGTGATGATATTATGACATATCTTATGCTAAAAGGGCTTCCTCCAAAAAGATCCTTTACAATTATGGAACAAGTTCGTAAGGGAAAAGGTCTTAAGGAAGAGGACGAAACCGAAATGAGAGAACATGGGGTTCCGGAGTGGTATATCGAATCCTGTAAAAAAATTAAGTATATGTTCCCTAAAGCGCACGCTGTTGCGTATGTTACTATGGGATTTAGGGTTGCGTACTATAAAGTTCACTACCCTATAGAATATTATACTGCATACTATTCGGTAAGAGCAGATGATTTTGATGCAGATATTATGACAAGAGGCAAGGAAAAAATAGAGTCTGTCCTTTCAGATTACTACAAAATTCCTAAATCATCTGCGAAAGAAAAGAATATTATAATAATTTTGGAAATATGCAAAGAAATGTATGAAAGAGGAATAGAGTTCTTACCTGTTGATTTATACAAATCAGATGACAAGAATTTCAAAGTGGAAGATGGCAAAATCCGTCCTCCGTTCACATCTATAAAAGGTCTTGGACTTTCTGCTGCACAGAATATTAAGGCGGCGCGTGACGAACAGGAATTCTTTACAAAAGAAGATTTTATGATAAGATCAAAAGTAGGGCAGTCGGTTGTTGATATGCTTGACAAACATAATTGTTTTAAGGATATTCCCGATTCTTCTCAGATTACATTCGGAATATAA
- a CDS encoding methyltransferase domain-containing protein: MLLGNSLSLCKDYLKKVVKSGDTVIDATCGNGYDTLFLRELVGDEGKVFGFDIQKVALDNTYNLLKSHNMEKGVYLNLDSHSELSKYVNEEVKAVVFNLGYLPKGNHEIMTTPETTIVAIEKSLELLSDDGIIAVIIYHGGDSGFHERDELIKYFERLNNKKFSVLMHNFINQINYPPILVVVEKR; encoded by the coding sequence ATTTTGCTTGGTAATTCATTAAGTTTATGTAAAGATTATCTTAAAAAAGTTGTAAAAAGCGGAGATACTGTTATTGATGCAACTTGCGGAAACGGATATGACACTTTGTTCTTAAGAGAACTTGTGGGAGACGAAGGTAAAGTTTTCGGTTTTGATATTCAAAAAGTTGCACTGGATAACACTTATAATTTACTTAAATCTCACAATATGGAAAAAGGAGTATACTTAAATCTTGACTCTCACTCCGAACTTTCAAAGTATGTAAATGAAGAGGTTAAAGCAGTTGTTTTTAATCTTGGCTATCTTCCGAAAGGCAACCACGAGATTATGACTACTCCTGAAACAACAATTGTGGCAATAGAAAAATCTTTAGAACTTTTGTCTGATGACGGGATAATTGCAGTAATAATCTATCACGGAGGAGATTCAGGCTTTCACGAAAGAGATGAACTTATAAAATATTTTGAAAGGCTTAACAATAAAAAGTTTTCAGTTCTTATGCATAATTTTATAAATCAAATCAACTACCCGCCAATTCTTGTGGTGGTAGAGAAAAGATAA
- a CDS encoding cytidine deaminase — protein MERKAKINYYLDIAQAVLERGTCLRRNYGAIIVNNDEIISTGYTGAPRGRKNCIDLNSCARMQLNIPSGERYELCRSVHAEANAIISAARKDMIGATLYLVGKEMSTGELVKNATSCSMCKRLIINSGIERVVARSGKDEYTITNVRDWIYNDDSIVGGSL, from the coding sequence ATGGAAAGAAAAGCTAAAATCAACTACTATCTGGACATTGCACAGGCTGTGCTTGAAAGAGGAACATGCCTTAGAAGAAATTACGGAGCAATTATCGTAAATAACGATGAAATCATATCGACAGGTTATACAGGTGCGCCAAGAGGCAGAAAAAACTGTATAGATTTAAATAGTTGCGCACGTATGCAACTTAATATTCCAAGCGGTGAAAGATATGAACTTTGCCGTTCAGTTCACGCTGAAGCAAATGCGATAATAAGTGCCGCAAGAAAAGATATGATAGGTGCAACACTTTATCTTGTTGGTAAAGAAATGTCAACAGGGGAACTTGTAAAAAATGCTACAAGTTGCTCAATGTGTAAAAGACTTATAATAAATTCAGGTATTGAAAGAGTTGTTGCAAGAAGCGGTAAAGATGAATATACAATTACTAATGTAAGAGACTGGATATATAACGACGATTCAATTGTCGGCGGCAGTCTTTGA
- a CDS encoding HPr kinase/phosphorylase yields MENKSLFFVSLEQLKNEFNLEVIYEGSDFSKRKITSTELNRPGLPIAGFFDYFQNERIQILGRVEYTYLSNLTNEERFNAIKKIAEYNVPAIIITRGQEVFPEIVEGAKTNNIPVLRTNESSSKFMAALISYLSVELAPRITRHGVLVEVYGEGMLILGESGVGKSETAIELVKRGHRLVADDAVEIKRVSDKTLVGNSPDIIKHFIELRGIGIVDVRRIFGMGAIKETEKIDLVVNLEVWQENKQYDRLGLVTEYTDILGLQIPCLNIPVRPGRNLAVVLEVAAMNNRQKKLGYNPAEELNNRLMKKMEEDANNV; encoded by the coding sequence ATGGAAAACAAATCACTTTTTTTCGTAAGTTTGGAACAATTAAAAAATGAATTTAATCTTGAGGTTATTTACGAGGGAAGCGATTTTTCAAAAAGAAAGATTACCAGTACTGAACTTAACAGACCGGGACTTCCTATTGCAGGTTTTTTTGATTACTTCCAGAATGAAAGAATTCAGATTTTGGGAAGAGTTGAATATACTTATCTTTCCAACCTCACAAACGAAGAAAGATTTAACGCTATAAAGAAAATTGCTGAGTATAATGTACCTGCTATTATTATAACAAGAGGGCAGGAAGTTTTTCCCGAAATAGTTGAGGGCGCTAAAACAAATAATATTCCAGTTCTTCGAACAAACGAATCATCTTCTAAATTTATGGCGGCACTTATCAGTTATTTGAGTGTTGAATTGGCACCTCGTATCACAAGACATGGTGTTCTTGTTGAGGTATACGGAGAAGGTATGCTTATTTTAGGAGAAAGCGGCGTAGGAAAAAGCGAAACTGCAATCGAACTTGTAAAAAGAGGTCATAGACTTGTTGCAGACGATGCAGTTGAAATTAAGAGAGTATCAGATAAAACTTTAGTAGGAAATTCTCCTGATATAATTAAGCATTTTATTGAACTAAGAGGTATAGGAATTGTAGATGTAAGAAGAATATTTGGTATGGGTGCTATTAAAGAAACAGAAAAAATAGACCTTGTAGTTAATCTTGAAGTATGGCAAGAAAACAAACAGTATGACCGATTAGGACTTGTTACAGAATATACGGATATTCTGGGGCTTCAGATTCCATGCCTTAATATTCCTGTCCGTCCTGGAAGAAATCTTGCTGTTGTATTAGAAGTTGCGGCAATGAATAACAGGCAGAAAAAATTAGGATATAATCCTGCAGAAGAACTTAACAACCGTCTTATGAAAAAAATGGAGGAAGACGCAAACAATGTATAG
- a CDS encoding phosphatase, whose amino-acid sequence MYSIEVDTHIHSVICEHAYSTIEENAIEAEKKGLKGIAITDHGPKLSPFDNHLHFYNLDIIPKVFHNVRIYKGAELNILDDKGSVDLKESYLKRLDWVMAGFHSLWDYPLSEEFINNGYLNILENPYIDCLSHIGQPKFKCDYELIVKKAKEFGKVIEINNNSFHIRPGSEENCLEVAQLCKENEVYITVSSDAHIATMIGDYNKAFDLISKVNFPKELIINRSVETFDKYLKMRKQRV is encoded by the coding sequence ATGTATAGCATAGAAGTTGACACACATATCCATAGCGTAATATGCGAGCACGCGTATTCAACAATTGAAGAAAACGCGATAGAGGCAGAGAAAAAAGGCCTTAAAGGTATTGCAATAACCGATCACGGACCGAAACTGTCTCCTTTTGACAATCATCTTCACTTTTATAATCTTGATATTATACCAAAAGTTTTTCATAATGTAAGAATATATAAAGGTGCAGAACTTAATATACTTGATGATAAAGGCAGTGTAGATTTAAAGGAAAGTTATCTTAAACGTCTTGACTGGGTAATGGCAGGTTTCCATAGTTTATGGGACTATCCGCTTTCGGAAGAGTTTATAAATAATGGTTATCTTAACATTTTAGAAAATCCGTATATTGACTGTCTTTCCCATATAGGTCAGCCAAAATTTAAGTGTGACTACGAACTTATAGTTAAAAAAGCAAAGGAATTTGGAAAAGTTATCGAAATAAATAACAACTCGTTTCATATACGTCCCGGCAGCGAAGAAAACTGCCTTGAGGTTGCACAACTTTGTAAAGAAAACGAAGTATATATAACTGTTTCTTCTGATGCCCATATTGCAACTATGATAGGCGATTATAATAAGGCATTTGATCTAATTTCCAAAGTAAATTTCCCAAAAGAACTTATTATAAACAGAAGTGTGGAAACTTTTGATAAATATCTTAAGATGAGAAAACAAAGAGTTTAA
- the murB gene encoding UDP-N-acetylmuramate dehydrogenase gives MNILSKLENITDRKNILINEPLKNHTTFKIGGNADYLVMPKTREEIVNLIKFLKDNSINYFVIGNGSNILVNDDGFRGVIIKLGSQFSSATVLGNKIVLDAGITLKKISNILTKEGLKGFEELSGIPGSLGGAIYMNAGAYGREIKDVLYDVTFINSLCEIETLELKDIEMKYRETLFSKENLVVLGATLILEKGDKEEIKKRVREVTKMRVDKQPLNYPSAGSTFKRPEGHFAGKLIEDANLKGYTVGGAKISKKHAGFVINYNNATFNDVITLTENVKKEVKEKFGVELELEVKVL, from the coding sequence TTGAATATTTTATCTAAGTTAGAAAATATTACAGACAGGAAGAATATTCTTATAAATGAACCCTTAAAAAACCATACTACCTTTAAAATCGGAGGAAATGCCGATTATCTTGTTATGCCTAAAACAAGAGAAGAAATTGTAAATCTTATAAAATTCTTAAAAGATAACAGCATAAATTATTTTGTTATAGGCAACGGGTCAAATATCCTTGTAAATGACGATGGTTTCAGGGGTGTTATTATAAAATTAGGTTCACAGTTTTCAAGTGCAACTGTTTTGGGAAATAAAATTGTTTTAGATGCAGGTATTACGCTTAAAAAAATCTCAAACATTTTAACCAAAGAAGGCTTAAAAGGTTTCGAAGAACTTTCAGGAATACCAGGAAGTCTTGGCGGAGCAATTTATATGAATGCAGGGGCATACGGAAGAGAAATAAAAGATGTACTTTATGATGTTACTTTTATAAACAGTTTATGCGAAATTGAAACTTTAGAACTAAAAGATATAGAAATGAAGTACAGGGAAACTCTTTTTTCAAAAGAGAATCTTGTTGTTTTGGGTGCAACATTAATTTTGGAAAAAGGCGATAAAGAAGAAATTAAAAAAAGAGTAAGAGAAGTAACAAAAATGCGTGTTGATAAGCAACCCCTTAATTATCCGAGCGCAGGAAGTACTTTCAAAAGGCCCGAAGGGCATTTTGCAGGAAAACTTATCGAAGATGCAAACTTAAAAGGTTACACAGTCGGCGGTGCTAAAATTTCTAAAAAGCATGCAGGCTTTGTTATAAATTACAACAATGCTACTTTTAATGATGTTATAACTTTAACAGAGAACGTTAAAAAAGAAGTAAAGGAAAAATTCGGAGTAGAACTTGAACTTGAAGTGAAAGTTTTATAG